Proteins encoded together in one Quercus lobata isolate SW786 chromosome 3, ValleyOak3.0 Primary Assembly, whole genome shotgun sequence window:
- the LOC115980130 gene encoding uncharacterized protein LOC115980130: MEAVNVVINESSEFSSEKLSEEIPREILPPEPKDVQEIVEPTKAKEALQDESWVKAMHDELLQFQRNDVWTLVPRPEGEHIIGTKWIFHNKIDEEGNVICNKACLVAQVYSQMEEVDYDETFSLVARMESIQILLALACHLKFKLY; the protein is encoded by the exons ATGGAAGCTGTGAATGTTGTTATCAATGAATCTTCAGAGTTCAGTTCTGAGAAGCTTAGTGAGGAAATCCCCAGAGAAATTCTTCCTCCCGAGCCCAAGGACgttcaagaaatt GTTGAACCCACCAAGGCTAAAGAAGCTCTTCAGGATGAAAGTTGGGTTAAGGCTATGCATGATGAACTGCTTCAATTTCAAAGGAATGATGTCTGGACTTTAGTACCTAGACCGGAAGGTGAGCACATCATCGGTACAAAGTGGATATTCCACAATAAGATTGATGAGGAGGGTAATGTAATCTGCAACAAGGCTTGTCTTGTGGCTCAAGTATACTCTCAAATGGAAGAAGTAGACTATGATGAGACATTTTCTCTTGTAGCCCGAATGGAGTCCATCCAAATTCTTCTAGCCCTAGCATGTCACTTGAAGTTCAAGCTTTACTAA